Proteins from a genomic interval of Papaver somniferum cultivar HN1 chromosome 4, ASM357369v1, whole genome shotgun sequence:
- the LOC113273989 gene encoding uncharacterized protein LOC113273989 isoform X4, whose protein sequence is MMHHSFSLLPQFSSSFLPSTRTLCPPNLFSTSTIPCESSSKETGLEQSEKKKNGSYLLDSLHTSRFCSCGRRHFIGFSATSLLPVSSSSNASDSQSNSNVHLLSPLISNLPQNLWAMLNRVHPPKPDWYEEFFALVMEKGMASYEDEVAGYKEKLFSSLRGRKCKDVLELGIGTGPNLKYYAGDVGVHVYGVDPNKKMEKYAAAAALAAGLPSTNFYYTQAVGEALPANDASMDAVVGTLVLCSVKDVKATLKGLALLSFGHLLYNRLFISSITIKNTLSKAKILFYHCYQK, encoded by the exons ATGATGCACCATTCATTTTCTCTACTCCCACAGTTCTCTTCATCATTTCTTCCCTCTACCAGAACTCTATGCCCCCCTAATTTATTTTCTACTTCTACAATTCCTTGCGAATCGTCTTCGAAGGAGACAGGTTTGGAACaatcggagaagaagaagaacggatCCTATCTGTTGGATTCATTACACACCAGTAGATTCTGCTCTTGTGGACGAAGACATTTTATTGGATTCTCAGCAACATCATTGcttccagtttcatcatcatcaaatgCTTCTGATTCACAGTCTAATTCAAACGTCCATCTTTTATCTCCTTTAATTAGTAACTTGCCCCAAAATTTATGG GCAATGCTGAATAGGGTTCACCCGCCAAAGCCGGATTGGTATGAGGAGTTCTTTGCATTAGTTATGGAGAAGGGAATGGCGTCTTACGAGGATGAG gttgcaggttataaaGAAAAGCTTTTTAGTAGTTTGAGGGGAAGAAAGTGCAAGGATGTATTGGAGCTTGGTATTGGTACTGGCCCAAATCTCAAATATTATGCTGGTGATGTTGGTGTTCATGTTTATGGTGTGGATCCAAATAAAAAGATGGAAAAATACGCTGCCGCAGCAGCATTGGCGGCTGGTTTACCATCAACTAATTTTTATTACACACAAGCT GTTGGAGAGGCATTGCCAGCAAATGATGCTTCAATGGATGCAGTAGTTGGAACTTTGGTGTTATGCTCCGTTAAAGATGTTAAAGCAACTCTAAAAGGTTTAGCTTTGCTAAGCTTTGGTCATCTTCTTTACAATCGTCTTTTTATCAGTTCAATCACAATAAAGAACACCTTATC AAAAGCTAAAATTTTATTCTACCATTGCTATCAGAAGTGA
- the LOC113273989 gene encoding methyltransferase-like protein 7A isoform X3 has product MMHHSFSLLPQFSSSFLPSTRTLCPPNLFSTSTIPCESSSKETGLEQSEKKKNGSYLLDSLHTSRFCSCGRRHFIGFSATSLLPVSSSSNASDSQSNSNAMLNRVHPPKPDWYEEFFALVMEKGMASYEDEVAGYKEKLFSSLRGRKCKDVLELGIGTGPNLKYYAGDVGVHVYGVDPNKKMEKYAAAAALAAGLPSTNFYYTQAVGEALPANDASMDAVVGTLVLCSVKDVKATLKEVKRVLKPGGLYVFMEHVAAEGGTGLRFVQNVADPLQQLLADGCHLTRETGKYIFEAGFSDVNINKISVSSASYISPRVYGTACK; this is encoded by the exons ATGATGCACCATTCATTTTCTCTACTCCCACAGTTCTCTTCATCATTTCTTCCCTCTACCAGAACTCTATGCCCCCCTAATTTATTTTCTACTTCTACAATTCCTTGCGAATCGTCTTCGAAGGAGACAGGTTTGGAACaatcggagaagaagaagaacggatCCTATCTGTTGGATTCATTACACACCAGTAGATTCTGCTCTTGTGGACGAAGACATTTTATTGGATTCTCAGCAACATCATTGcttccagtttcatcatcatcaaatgCTTCTGATTCACAGTCTAATTCAAAC GCAATGCTGAATAGGGTTCACCCGCCAAAGCCGGATTGGTATGAGGAGTTCTTTGCATTAGTTATGGAGAAGGGAATGGCGTCTTACGAGGATGAG gttgcaggttataaaGAAAAGCTTTTTAGTAGTTTGAGGGGAAGAAAGTGCAAGGATGTATTGGAGCTTGGTATTGGTACTGGCCCAAATCTCAAATATTATGCTGGTGATGTTGGTGTTCATGTTTATGGTGTGGATCCAAATAAAAAGATGGAAAAATACGCTGCCGCAGCAGCATTGGCGGCTGGTTTACCATCAACTAATTTTTATTACACACAAGCT GTTGGAGAGGCATTGCCAGCAAATGATGCTTCAATGGATGCAGTAGTTGGAACTTTGGTGTTATGCTCCGTTAAAGATGTTAAAGCAACTCTAAAAG AAGTGAAGAGAGTGCTGAAACCCGGAGGTTTATATGTATTCATGGAACATGTGGCTGCAGAAG GTGGCACCGGTCTCAGATTTGTACAGAATGTAGCAGACCCTTTACAACAACTGCTTGCTGATGGATGTCATCTCACTAGAGAAACAGGAAAATACATTTTTGAAGCTGGATTTTCAGATgtaaacattaacaaaatttctgtttcTTCTGCCTCTTATATAAGCCCTCGTGTATATGGTACAGCTTGTAAATAA
- the LOC113273989 gene encoding methyltransferase-like protein 7A isoform X2 — MMHHSFSLLPQFSSSFLPSTRTLCPPNLFSTSTIPCESSSKETGLEQSEKKKNGSYLLDSLHTSRFCSCGRRHFIGFSATSLLPVSSSSNASDSQSNSNVHLLSPLISNLPQNLWAMLNRVHPPKPDWYEEFFALVMEKGMASYEDEVAGYKEKLFSSLRGRKCKDVLELGIGTGPNLKYYAGDVGVHVYGVDPNKKMEKYAAAAALAAGLPSTNFYYTQAVGEALPANDASMDAVVGTLVLCSVKDVKATLKVKRVLKPGGLYVFMEHVAAEGGTGLRFVQNVADPLQQLLADGCHLTRETGKYIFEAGFSDVNINKISVSSASYISPRVYGTACK; from the exons ATGATGCACCATTCATTTTCTCTACTCCCACAGTTCTCTTCATCATTTCTTCCCTCTACCAGAACTCTATGCCCCCCTAATTTATTTTCTACTTCTACAATTCCTTGCGAATCGTCTTCGAAGGAGACAGGTTTGGAACaatcggagaagaagaagaacggatCCTATCTGTTGGATTCATTACACACCAGTAGATTCTGCTCTTGTGGACGAAGACATTTTATTGGATTCTCAGCAACATCATTGcttccagtttcatcatcatcaaatgCTTCTGATTCACAGTCTAATTCAAACGTCCATCTTTTATCTCCTTTAATTAGTAACTTGCCCCAAAATTTATGG GCAATGCTGAATAGGGTTCACCCGCCAAAGCCGGATTGGTATGAGGAGTTCTTTGCATTAGTTATGGAGAAGGGAATGGCGTCTTACGAGGATGAG gttgcaggttataaaGAAAAGCTTTTTAGTAGTTTGAGGGGAAGAAAGTGCAAGGATGTATTGGAGCTTGGTATTGGTACTGGCCCAAATCTCAAATATTATGCTGGTGATGTTGGTGTTCATGTTTATGGTGTGGATCCAAATAAAAAGATGGAAAAATACGCTGCCGCAGCAGCATTGGCGGCTGGTTTACCATCAACTAATTTTTATTACACACAAGCT GTTGGAGAGGCATTGCCAGCAAATGATGCTTCAATGGATGCAGTAGTTGGAACTTTGGTGTTATGCTCCGTTAAAGATGTTAAAGCAACTCTAAAAG TGAAGAGAGTGCTGAAACCCGGAGGTTTATATGTATTCATGGAACATGTGGCTGCAGAAG GTGGCACCGGTCTCAGATTTGTACAGAATGTAGCAGACCCTTTACAACAACTGCTTGCTGATGGATGTCATCTCACTAGAGAAACAGGAAAATACATTTTTGAAGCTGGATTTTCAGATgtaaacattaacaaaatttctgtttcTTCTGCCTCTTATATAAGCCCTCGTGTATATGGTACAGCTTGTAAATAA
- the LOC113273989 gene encoding methyltransferase-like protein 7A isoform X1 produces the protein MMHHSFSLLPQFSSSFLPSTRTLCPPNLFSTSTIPCESSSKETGLEQSEKKKNGSYLLDSLHTSRFCSCGRRHFIGFSATSLLPVSSSSNASDSQSNSNVHLLSPLISNLPQNLWAMLNRVHPPKPDWYEEFFALVMEKGMASYEDEVAGYKEKLFSSLRGRKCKDVLELGIGTGPNLKYYAGDVGVHVYGVDPNKKMEKYAAAAALAAGLPSTNFYYTQAVGEALPANDASMDAVVGTLVLCSVKDVKATLKEVKRVLKPGGLYVFMEHVAAEGGTGLRFVQNVADPLQQLLADGCHLTRETGKYIFEAGFSDVNINKISVSSASYISPRVYGTACK, from the exons ATGATGCACCATTCATTTTCTCTACTCCCACAGTTCTCTTCATCATTTCTTCCCTCTACCAGAACTCTATGCCCCCCTAATTTATTTTCTACTTCTACAATTCCTTGCGAATCGTCTTCGAAGGAGACAGGTTTGGAACaatcggagaagaagaagaacggatCCTATCTGTTGGATTCATTACACACCAGTAGATTCTGCTCTTGTGGACGAAGACATTTTATTGGATTCTCAGCAACATCATTGcttccagtttcatcatcatcaaatgCTTCTGATTCACAGTCTAATTCAAACGTCCATCTTTTATCTCCTTTAATTAGTAACTTGCCCCAAAATTTATGG GCAATGCTGAATAGGGTTCACCCGCCAAAGCCGGATTGGTATGAGGAGTTCTTTGCATTAGTTATGGAGAAGGGAATGGCGTCTTACGAGGATGAG gttgcaggttataaaGAAAAGCTTTTTAGTAGTTTGAGGGGAAGAAAGTGCAAGGATGTATTGGAGCTTGGTATTGGTACTGGCCCAAATCTCAAATATTATGCTGGTGATGTTGGTGTTCATGTTTATGGTGTGGATCCAAATAAAAAGATGGAAAAATACGCTGCCGCAGCAGCATTGGCGGCTGGTTTACCATCAACTAATTTTTATTACACACAAGCT GTTGGAGAGGCATTGCCAGCAAATGATGCTTCAATGGATGCAGTAGTTGGAACTTTGGTGTTATGCTCCGTTAAAGATGTTAAAGCAACTCTAAAAG AAGTGAAGAGAGTGCTGAAACCCGGAGGTTTATATGTATTCATGGAACATGTGGCTGCAGAAG GTGGCACCGGTCTCAGATTTGTACAGAATGTAGCAGACCCTTTACAACAACTGCTTGCTGATGGATGTCATCTCACTAGAGAAACAGGAAAATACATTTTTGAAGCTGGATTTTCAGATgtaaacattaacaaaatttctgtttcTTCTGCCTCTTATATAAGCCCTCGTGTATATGGTACAGCTTGTAAATAA